TAATGGTTTTCCAAATTGTTGTCTTTCCTTGAGATACTTAACGGTTTCATCCATTGCACCCTGTGCAATCCCTAAAGCCTGTGCTGCTATTCCAAGTCTTCCCCCATCAAGGGTTGCCATTGCTATTTTAAATCCTTTACCTTCTCTGCCAAGAAGATTTTCCCTAGGCACCTTAACATTTTCAAATATTAACTCAGATGTCACGGTTCCCTTTATCCCCATCTTATCTTCATTTTTACCTACTGAAAAACCTGGAGAGTTTGTCTCAACTATAAAAGCACTTATTCCTTTTAAACCCTTAGCCTTATCTGTCATTGCAAAAACTATGGCAATATCTGCTACAGCACCTAAAGTAATAAAACACTTGGTTCCATTTAGTGTATAGTGTTCGCCCTCTAAAACAGCTGTAGTTTGTTGAGCTGCAGCATCTGAACCTGCACCAGCTTCAGTTAATGCAAAACAACCTATTTTTTCTCCCTTCGCTAGTGGAACCGCATACTTTCGTTTTTGTTCTTCTGTACCAAACTTCAATATAGGCCAAGTGAATAATGATGATGTACCCGATACATAAAGTGCAGTTGAAGCACATTGTTTTGACAATTCCTCCACAGTTATTGCATAGGACATATAGTCCCCACCTGCTCCTCCATATTCCTTAGGTGTAGGCACAGATAATAAACTATATCTACCTAATTCAGCAAATAATTCTTTTGGGAATTCGCCAGTTTTATCGATTTCTGCCGCTAGTGGAGCTAATTCTTTTTCAGTAAATTCTCTTACTGCTTTTCTTACTAATTTTTGTTCCTTCGTAAGATTCATAGGAAACCTCCTTAATATTTAGGTTTTATTTGTTATTGTTTTGACGATATATTACATTAGCAAATTTCGTGCCATAATCATATACCTTGTATAAACCGATGAACATATTGAAATAAAGCTACTTTTTTATAAATATAAACTCATGAAATATATATCATTTAATATTAAGTGCAATTTTTTTATGGGATGTGCAATAGTTGTACCTCCATAATTTCATTTAATGATTTAGTATATTCCCATTATGAGACACAAAAATACTGACAATAATATAAATATCACTGTCAGTCCAACAAATATATTTTAATACTTTCATTAATTTAACTTATCAGCAAGGCTTGTATTTTATCCATGTGCATCTGATTTTTAGCAATCTTTATTGCACCCTAAATTATCATTCGCTAATTTATAATTAGTATTAACACCTATGAATTTCGTCAACTCTTCCATAGCTTCTTGTTCATCTATACCATCTATGGAAATGGTAATAGAACTCCCTGTATGAATTCCTAGAACCATTATTCCCAATATACTTTTTCCGCTTACATTAATACTTCCCATCTGTATGAATATTTCGGAAAAAAATTTATTTGCAGTATTTACAAATAACGAAGCCTGCCTTGCACGTAATTCAAATTTATTTTTTATCTCTAGTTTTCTTTTAATCATCTTTACTCTATCCTTCTAAACAAATTACCTATTATGGAAAAATCCTTCTATGTATTTATTTAAAATACAACTTAAAATTGTTGTACTTATCCATATAATCTAGTTA
This sequence is a window from Rickettsiales bacterium. Protein-coding genes within it:
- a CDS encoding acyl-CoA dehydrogenase, with protein sequence MNLTKEQKLVRKAVREFTEKELAPLAAEIDKTGEFPKELFAELGRYSLLSVPTPKEYGGAGGDYMSYAITVEELSKQCASTALYVSGTSSLFTWPILKFGTEEQKRKYAVPLAKGEKIGCFALTEAGAGSDAAAQQTTAVLEGEHYTLNGTKCFITLGAVADIAIVFAMTDKAKGLKGISAFIVETNSPGFSVGKNEDKMGIKGTVTSELIFENVKVPRENLLGREGKGFKIAMATLDGGRLGIAAQALGIAQGAMDETVKYLKERQQFGKPLAKFQGIQWMIADMETKINAARLLVYNAALQKDLKLPAGKESAMAKLYAAEVAMDVTTKAVQLHGGYGYTKDYPVERMMRDAKITEIYEGTSQVQKMVIAANVLG
- a CDS encoding HPr family phosphocarrier protein; protein product: MIKRKLEIKNKFELRARQASLFVNTANKFFSEIFIQMGSINVSGKSILGIMVLGIHTGSSITISIDGIDEQEAMEELTKFIGVNTNYKLANDNLGCNKDC